The Thermotoga sp. nucleotide sequence ATGATGAGAAGAACGAATGCAAAGTAGGGGATGTCGTTGAAATAGAAGAGACCAGACCTCTCAGCAAGACCAAAAGATGGAGAGTTGTGAGGATCATAAAGCGATTTGAACCTGAGAAAGTTTTGAAGGAAGAAGAGGAGGTCCAGGACGAGCTTGAAGAAATCGAAAGGGAAGTGGTCGAGGAAAAAGGAGGGGCTGAGTCATGAT carries:
- the rpsQ gene encoding 30S ribosomal protein S17 — encoded protein: MPRKRMIGTVVSDKMDKTVVVAVERYVQHPLYKKYIKRTKKYHAHDEKNECKVGDVVEIEETRPLSKTKRWRVVRIIKRFEPEKVLKEEEEVQDELEEIEREVVEEKGGAES